The Verrucomicrobiia bacterium genome contains the following window.
AGCGGCACCAGATTTCCCACGTGCAAACTGTCCGCCGTCGGGTCAAAGCCGCAATAAAGCGTGACTGGGCTGGCCGCGAGCCGCTTGAGCAATTCCTCTTTGTCCGTGCAATCGGCCACCAACCCGCGCGCCATCAGTTCGTCGTAAATATTCATTTGCGACCGTAATCTTTAGCGATTCATCGAAGTGCTGGCGATGAAAAAGCAATTCATGTTGCCTATCGAAATCCTGACAAATGTACTGACCTAACGCCTAGCCTTTGACTGCAACCGGGCTTCCAAATCCTTGGGCGCGATAAATACAAAAGAACGGCCCGCCTTTTTCTGCTCAAACAACTTTGATCGGGCCAATTTTAGCAAGTCGCTGCGTGCCGTGGCATAGGTTATTCCCTGTCGTGCCTGATGACTGGCAATCTTGTAAATAAAACCCGGATGCCTTACCGCGTGGCTGATGAGCGCCTGCTGGCGATGATTGAGTTCCGGATATTTCTCCAAAGCCTCAAGACACACTCGAGTTTCCGACGACTTGCGGGCCACATAGTCATGCAGCTCCTTGAGGGCTTTCCGGACAATTTCTGTTTGATGAATGATGAAATAGGTCAAATCATTTTCATCAGTCTCGGTATATAAAAATGCCATGCCGTATTGAACCGGGGCCTTTCGTAGAAAATGAGAAATTGAAATGAATTCAAATAGCCAGTAACCCGAATGCAGCATTTGCCAATAAAACAATGCCCGCGCGGTTCGCCCGTTGCCGTCCACAAACGGATGGTCGTACGCCAGCCAGAAATGAAGGATGATTCCCCGGATCACCGGGTGAACGAAAAAGTCCGGGCTTTTTCCATTGGCGAAATCACACATCGCTTGCAAGCGGGCGGGCAATTCATCAGCCGGAGGCGGTACGTGGAATATATTTCCTTCCTGGTCCGAAACATCAACCGCCTCGTCCGTCCGTCGAAACCTCCCCGCGCCATCAGGAATATCCAGGGCGTTCTGGGAAATTTCCCTATGGATTTGGAACACCATTTCTGGAGTCAACTGGCTCTCTTTTAATTCGAGGATATGCTGCATGGTCGCATAATTATTGGCGATCATGCGCTCCCCATGATTTTGCGGCCGCCTGCCTTCGGCCAGCATTTTTTTCGCCACTTCCCGCGTGGTCGCGGCTCCCTCTAATTGACTTGAGGTTATCGCTTCCTCCATCAGCGACCGTGCGACATACCGGTTTCGCTGGTCAGCATTGGTT
Protein-coding sequences here:
- a CDS encoding Fic family protein, whose product is MKIPSRPPDWGKLPSHLKPEKWDRIFQIVKAHDFDERYLHWEELRFRKPPEGLTLEEWWLAVKFRRKGAFRNIPLKDKSGHPFQFCVPDLVVDLLHQIDRGGGTFVQIPEQITNADQRNRYVARSLMEEAITSSQLEGAATTREVAKKMLAEGRRPQNHGERMIANNYATMQHILELKESQLTPEMVFQIHREISQNALDIPDGAGRFRRTDEAVDVSDQEGNIFHVPPPADELPARLQAMCDFANGKSPDFFVHPVIRGIILHFWLAYDHPFVDGNGRTARALFYWQMLHSGYWLFEFISISHFLRKAPVQYGMAFLYTETDENDLTYFIIHQTEIVRKALKELHDYVARKSSETRVCLEALEKYPELNHRQQALISHAVRHPGFIYKIASHQARQGITYATARSDLLKLARSKLFEQKKAGRSFVFIAPKDLEARLQSKARR